A genomic window from Streptomyces sp. WMMC940 includes:
- a CDS encoding gluconeogenesis factor YvcK family protein — MTARNLRLRRLRGSDALRTGRRRGTQPKVVALGGGMGLSASLAALRRITGDLTAVVTVADDGGSSGRLRKELGVLPPGDLRKALAALCGDDDWGQTWSRVIQHRFQSQGELHEHAVGNLLIVALWEQLGDHVQALDLVGRLLGAHGRVLPMSAVPLELQALVKGHDPARPDEVGTVRGQATVALTRGEVQSVHLVPNDPPAVPEAVEAVLDADWVVLGPGSWFSSVIPHLLVPELLDALVETKARRVLSLNLAPQPGETEGFSPQRHLEVLGRHAPKLALDVVLADEAAVPDRESLADAAKRLGAAVELAPVARPDGAPKHDPELLAAAYDRIFRMHGRIGPWR; from the coding sequence GTGACCGCACGCAATCTCCGGCTGCGCCGGCTGCGGGGCAGTGACGCGCTCCGCACCGGCCGCAGACGCGGGACCCAGCCCAAGGTCGTCGCCCTCGGCGGCGGCATGGGCCTCTCCGCGTCCCTCGCGGCGCTGCGCCGCATCACGGGCGACCTCACCGCCGTCGTCACCGTCGCGGACGACGGGGGCTCCAGCGGGCGGCTCCGCAAGGAGCTCGGGGTGCTGCCGCCCGGCGATCTCCGCAAGGCGCTCGCGGCGCTGTGCGGCGACGACGACTGGGGCCAGACCTGGTCCCGGGTCATCCAGCACCGCTTCCAGTCCCAGGGCGAGCTGCACGAACACGCGGTCGGCAATCTGCTGATCGTCGCGCTGTGGGAGCAGCTCGGCGACCATGTGCAGGCCCTGGACCTGGTCGGCAGGCTGCTCGGCGCCCACGGCCGGGTGCTGCCCATGTCCGCCGTGCCGCTGGAACTCCAGGCGCTGGTCAAGGGGCACGATCCGGCGCGGCCCGACGAGGTGGGCACGGTGCGCGGCCAGGCGACGGTGGCGCTGACGCGGGGCGAGGTGCAGTCCGTGCACCTGGTGCCGAACGATCCGCCGGCCGTCCCGGAGGCCGTCGAGGCCGTGCTGGACGCCGACTGGGTGGTCCTCGGCCCCGGCTCCTGGTTCTCCTCGGTCATCCCGCACCTGCTCGTGCCCGAGCTGCTGGACGCGCTCGTCGAGACCAAGGCCAGGCGTGTTCTGTCGCTCAATCTCGCCCCGCAGCCCGGGGAAACGGAGGGCTTCTCTCCGCAGCGTCATTTGGAGGTTTTGGGGCGACACGCCCCTAAACTCGCCCTGGACGTGGTGCTGGCCGACGAGGCCGCCGTGCCCGACCGCGAGTCCCTCGCCGACGCGGCGAAGCGGCTCGGTGCCGCGGTCGAGCTGGCGCCCGTGGCGAGACCCGACGGGGCTCCGAAGCACGACCCGGAGCTGTTGGCCGCCGCGTACGACCGTATTTTTCGGATGCATGGAAGGATCGGCCCATGGCGATGA
- a CDS encoding M14 family metallopeptidase, with protein sequence MRRRARSILAATSLLMAGLAAAPLARADTGADAAGLSVWQAEVTREQVPLLLQAGADGHELTEQVPAKGTATVEVFLTEAQAGALRDKGVSLTEHTVSGAAKKRVAAAGDGVFRPYGGEGGLQEEILAVAAANPSITKVVSIGRTVQGKDILALKLTKGAKKHRDGAKPSTLYMSNQHAREWITPEMTRRLLHHYVDGYGKDRRLTRIVDRTELWFLLSANPDGYDFTHASDSNRLWRKNLRDNNGDGRITTGDGVDLNRNFAYKWGYDNEGSSPNAASETYRGPGPSSEPETVALDRFQKRIGFEYGINYHSAAELILYGVGWQVATPTPDDVLYKALAGTPDNPAVPGYHPQVSSELYTTNGEADGHAANVNGTMMFTPEMTTCQTASAVDPNDRWRPEDCRSGFNFPDDEKLIQAEFAKNVEFALSVAETAVHPDQPSSAVGLEAPDFTVDPFTTSYSRGGDQEVSVIARKSLRDKELKYRVNGGRTHDMALRPWRGGETYGGEDNIRFDQYRAKVKDGDVGDRVEVWFTGETRSGKRVSSEHFTYTVAVRPRADTVVVAEEGAPAQHARAYVDALRANGRKAVVWDVATQGAPHPLGVLGHFATAVHYTGAQAPGGPTQLALRDFLNEGGKLIEAGELAGGNAQVGRAVTNDFSQYWLGAYGRASAPGATGFAGAGRLTGSGGPLSGATGNPLNAPGAYTVTSDTLPVARFPQFASAQAGRFDGVTNPYAPYAGSSMASATHEDNDWKRLTRTVDLTGVTAADAPRLKLALNWNTEPGYDHAVLEAHTVGAEDWTTLPDEGGLSGTAVPEECEAGYFLGGHPFLRHYLTLGSGGCTASGSSGTWNSFTGSSAGWKQVSFDLSAYAGKRVELSLAYVTDPGSGGRGVFADDAALVVGGAERESEGFETSLGPWTTPGAPEGSPALGGDWARTGELFVSYAAVTTRDTVLLGFGLEHVTAPADRDALVRKALAALRR encoded by the coding sequence ATGAGACGAAGAGCGAGATCGATCCTCGCCGCGACCTCACTCCTGATGGCCGGTCTGGCCGCCGCGCCGCTCGCCCGGGCGGACACCGGCGCCGACGCCGCCGGACTATCCGTGTGGCAGGCGGAAGTCACCAGGGAACAGGTGCCACTGCTCCTCCAGGCGGGCGCCGACGGTCATGAACTGACCGAGCAGGTACCGGCCAAGGGCACCGCCACGGTCGAGGTGTTCCTCACCGAGGCCCAGGCGGGAGCGCTCCGCGACAAGGGCGTGAGCCTCACCGAGCACACCGTGTCCGGCGCGGCGAAGAAGCGCGTCGCCGCCGCCGGGGACGGTGTCTTCCGGCCGTACGGCGGGGAGGGCGGCCTCCAGGAGGAGATCCTCGCCGTCGCCGCCGCCAACCCGTCGATCACCAAGGTCGTCAGCATCGGCAGGACCGTGCAGGGCAAGGACATCCTCGCCCTCAAGCTGACCAAGGGCGCCAAGAAGCACCGGGACGGCGCCAAGCCGTCCACCCTCTACATGTCCAACCAGCACGCCCGCGAGTGGATCACGCCCGAGATGACCCGGCGGCTGCTCCACCACTACGTGGACGGCTACGGCAAGGACCGGCGCCTCACCCGGATCGTGGACCGCACCGAGCTGTGGTTCCTGCTGTCCGCCAATCCGGACGGCTACGACTTCACCCACGCCTCCGACAGCAACCGCCTCTGGCGCAAGAACCTGCGCGACAACAACGGCGACGGCAGGATCACCACCGGCGACGGTGTCGACCTGAACCGCAACTTCGCCTACAAGTGGGGCTACGACAACGAGGGTTCGTCCCCCAACGCCGCCAGTGAGACCTACCGCGGCCCCGGCCCCTCCTCCGAGCCCGAGACCGTCGCGCTGGACCGCTTCCAGAAGCGCATCGGCTTCGAGTACGGCATCAACTACCACTCCGCCGCCGAACTGATCCTGTACGGCGTGGGCTGGCAGGTCGCCACCCCCACGCCGGACGACGTGCTCTACAAGGCGCTGGCGGGCACCCCGGACAACCCGGCCGTGCCCGGCTACCACCCCCAGGTCTCCTCCGAGCTCTACACCACCAACGGCGAGGCCGACGGCCACGCGGCCAACGTCAACGGGACGATGATGTTCACCCCGGAGATGACGACCTGCCAGACCGCCTCCGCCGTCGACCCGAACGACCGGTGGCGGCCCGAGGACTGCCGTTCCGGGTTCAACTTCCCCGACGACGAGAAGCTGATCCAGGCGGAGTTCGCGAAGAACGTCGAGTTCGCGCTGTCCGTCGCCGAGACCGCCGTCCACCCCGACCAGCCGTCGTCGGCGGTCGGTCTGGAGGCCCCCGACTTCACCGTCGACCCGTTCACGACCTCCTACTCGCGCGGCGGCGACCAGGAAGTGTCCGTCATCGCCCGCAAGTCCCTGCGGGACAAGGAACTCAAGTACCGCGTCAACGGCGGTCGCACCCACGACATGGCGCTCCGGCCGTGGCGGGGCGGGGAGACCTACGGCGGCGAGGACAACATCCGCTTCGACCAGTACCGGGCCAAGGTCAAGGACGGGGACGTCGGCGACCGGGTCGAGGTCTGGTTCACCGGCGAGACCAGAAGCGGAAAGCGCGTCTCCAGCGAGCACTTCACCTACACCGTCGCGGTCCGGCCCAGAGCGGACACCGTGGTGGTGGCGGAGGAGGGTGCGCCTGCCCAGCACGCCCGGGCGTACGTCGACGCGCTCCGGGCCAACGGCCGCAAGGCCGTCGTGTGGGACGTCGCCACCCAGGGCGCCCCGCACCCGCTCGGAGTCCTCGGCCACTTCGCCACCGCCGTCCACTACACCGGCGCGCAGGCGCCCGGCGGACCCACCCAGCTCGCCCTTCGCGACTTCCTCAACGAGGGCGGCAAGCTGATCGAGGCCGGGGAGCTGGCCGGCGGCAACGCCCAGGTCGGCAGGGCCGTGACCAACGACTTCAGCCAGTACTGGCTGGGGGCGTACGGCCGCGCCTCGGCGCCCGGTGCCACCGGGTTCGCCGGAGCGGGAAGACTCACCGGATCCGGCGGGCCGCTGTCCGGTGCCACCGGCAACCCGCTGAACGCGCCGGGGGCGTACACGGTCACCTCCGACACGCTGCCGGTCGCGCGGTTCCCGCAGTTCGCGAGCGCCCAGGCGGGCCGCTTCGACGGGGTGACCAACCCCTACGCCCCGTACGCGGGCTCGTCGATGGCCTCCGCGACCCATGAGGACAACGACTGGAAGCGGCTCACCCGGACCGTCGACCTCACCGGGGTCACCGCGGCCGACGCGCCGCGGCTGAAGCTCGCGCTCAACTGGAACACCGAGCCGGGCTACGACCACGCGGTCCTGGAGGCCCACACCGTGGGCGCCGAGGACTGGACGACGCTCCCGGACGAGGGCGGGCTCAGCGGTACCGCGGTACCGGAGGAGTGCGAGGCCGGGTACTTCCTGGGCGGGCATCCCTTCCTGCGGCACTACCTCACCCTGGGCTCCGGCGGCTGCACCGCGTCCGGCTCCAGCGGCACCTGGAACAGCTTCACCGGCTCCTCCGCCGGCTGGAAGCAGGTCTCCTTCGACCTGAGCGCCTACGCCGGCAAGCGCGTGGAGCTCTCACTCGCCTACGTCACCGACCCGGGCAGCGGCGGCCGCGGTGTGTTCGCCGACGACGCCGCCCTGGTCGTCGGCGGGGCGGAGAGGGAGAGCGAGGGCTTCGAGACCTCGCTCGGTCCGTGGACGACGCCGGGGGCGCCGGAGGGCAGCCCCGCGCTCGGTGGTGACTGGGCGCGCACAGGTGAGCTGTTCGTCTCGTACGCGGCCGTCACCACCCGCGACACGGTTCTGCTGGGCTTCGGCCTGGAACACGTCACCGCGCCCGCGGACCGCGACGCACTGGTCCGGAAGGCGCTCGCCGCGCTCCGTCGCTGA
- the rapZ gene encoding RNase adapter RapZ: MTERNRQEHGAGDVSTGTTEAGQAAEAAIPELVIISGMSGAGRSTAAKCLEDLGWFVVDNLPPALIPTMVELGARSQGNVARIAVVVDVRGRRFFDNLRESLADLDAKQVTRRIVFLESSDEVLVRRFESVRRPHPLQGDGRIVDGIAAERDLLRELRGDADLVIDTSSLNVHELRAKMDAQFAGDEEPELRATVMSFGYKYGLPVDADLVVDCRFLPNPHWVPELRPFTGLNEEVSGYVFNQPGAKEFLNQYTGLLQLIAAGYRREGKRYVTIAVGCTGGKHRSVAMSEKLAARLGSEGIETVVVHRDMGRE, encoded by the coding sequence ATGACCGAGCGGAACAGACAGGAACACGGAGCAGGAGACGTGAGTACGGGCACGACCGAGGCCGGGCAGGCCGCAGAGGCGGCCATCCCCGAGCTGGTGATCATCTCCGGAATGTCGGGCGCCGGCCGCAGCACCGCGGCGAAGTGCCTGGAGGACCTCGGCTGGTTCGTCGTGGACAACCTGCCGCCCGCGCTGATCCCCACCATGGTGGAGCTCGGCGCACGCTCCCAGGGCAACGTGGCGCGGATCGCCGTCGTCGTGGACGTCCGCGGCCGGCGGTTCTTCGACAACCTCCGCGAGTCCCTCGCGGACCTCGACGCCAAGCAGGTCACCCGCCGGATCGTCTTCCTGGAGTCGTCCGACGAGGTCCTGGTGCGCCGTTTCGAGTCCGTGCGCCGCCCGCACCCGCTGCAGGGCGACGGCCGGATCGTCGACGGCATCGCCGCCGAGAGGGACCTGCTGCGGGAGCTGCGCGGCGACGCCGACCTCGTGATCGACACCTCCAGCCTCAACGTCCACGAGCTGCGCGCCAAGATGGACGCCCAGTTCGCGGGCGACGAGGAGCCGGAGCTGCGGGCCACCGTGATGTCGTTCGGGTACAAGTACGGCCTGCCCGTCGACGCCGACCTCGTGGTGGACTGCCGCTTCCTGCCGAATCCGCACTGGGTTCCGGAGCTGCGCCCCTTCACCGGGCTGAACGAGGAGGTGTCGGGCTATGTGTTCAACCAGCCAGGGGCCAAGGAGTTCCTCAACCAGTACACCGGGCTGCTGCAGCTGATCGCCGCGGGCTACCGCCGCGAGGGCAAGCGGTACGTGACGATCGCCGTGGGCTGCACGGGCGGCAAGCACCGCTCCGTCGCCATGTCCGAGAAGCTCGCAGCCCGGCTCGGTTCCGAGGGGATCGAGACCGTCGTCGTCCACCGGGACATGGGGCGCGAGTGA
- a CDS encoding Rieske (2Fe-2S) protein: MSGRSTARRTVLKGAALAGAAGLGVAACSTESKVGHAQVPTPTAPVDLGAAEEVPVGGVRLYREQRLVVHCPAEGRYRAFSAQCTHAGCVLDKVEGTEGNCPCHGSRFDVTTGTALRGPATVPLPEVPVRVRDGKLVAGPEV, from the coding sequence ATGTCCGGCCGATCCACCGCCCGCCGTACCGTGCTGAAAGGCGCCGCCCTCGCCGGGGCCGCCGGGCTGGGGGTCGCCGCCTGCTCCACCGAGTCCAAGGTGGGCCATGCACAGGTCCCGACGCCGACCGCACCGGTCGACCTCGGCGCAGCGGAGGAGGTCCCCGTGGGCGGCGTCCGGCTCTACCGGGAGCAGCGGCTCGTCGTCCACTGCCCGGCCGAGGGCCGGTACAGGGCCTTCAGCGCCCAGTGCACCCACGCCGGCTGCGTGCTGGACAAGGTGGAAGGCACCGAGGGCAACTGCCCCTGCCACGGCAGCCGGTTCGACGTGACGACCGGCACGGCGCTCCGAGGGCCGGCGACCGTGCCGCTCCCGGAGGTCCCGGTGCGGGTGCGGGACGGGAAGCTCGTGGCCGGCCCGGAGGTGTGA
- the uvrC gene encoding excinuclease ABC subunit UvrC has protein sequence MADPSSYRPKPGQIPDSPGVYKFRDAHRRVIYVGKAKSLRQRLANYFQDLAGLHPRTRTMVTTAASVEWTVVSTEVEALQLEYSWIKEFDPRFNVKYRDDKSYPYLAVTMNEEFPRVQVMRGAKRKGVRHFGPYAHAWAIRETVDLMLRVFPVRTCSAGVFKNAERTGRPCLLGYIGKCSAPCVGRTGAAEHRELAEEFCDFMAGRTGTYIRRLEKEMTAAAEEMEYERAARLRDDIEALKRAMEKNAVVLADATDADLIAVAEDELEAAVQIFHVRGGRVRGQRGWVTDKVEAVDTSGLVEHALQQLYGEESGDAVPKEVLVPALPEDLAAVTQWLGDRRGSAVSLRIPQRGDKKDLMETVGRNAQQALVLHKTKRASDLTTRSRALEEIAEALGLDSAPLRIECFDISHLHGEDVVASMVVFEDGLPRKSEYRRFQIKGRVGDTQIWHGEGQDDVRSMHEVISRRFRRYLAERERTGEWAVPEDGEALAGGEVPSAAVDDGRPRRFAYPPQLVLVDGGQQQVAAAQRALDELGIDDVAVAGIAKRMEEVWLPGEDDPVVLPRSSEGLYLIQRVRDTAHDFAIRYQRSKRTKRLRTGPLDSVPGLGETRKQALIKHFGSVKRLRQATIEQICEVPGFGRKTAESVAVALAQAAPPAPAVNTATGEIMEEDLGAAATEGIGGTTE, from the coding sequence ATGGCAGACCCCTCCAGCTACCGCCCCAAGCCGGGACAGATCCCCGACTCGCCAGGGGTCTACAAGTTCCGCGACGCGCACCGCCGGGTGATCTACGTCGGCAAGGCGAAGAGTCTGCGGCAGCGGCTGGCGAACTACTTCCAGGACCTGGCGGGTCTGCATCCGCGCACCCGCACGATGGTCACGACCGCGGCCTCGGTGGAGTGGACCGTCGTCTCCACGGAGGTGGAGGCCCTTCAGCTGGAGTACTCCTGGATCAAGGAGTTCGACCCCCGCTTCAACGTCAAGTACCGGGACGACAAGAGCTACCCGTACCTCGCGGTGACCATGAACGAGGAGTTCCCGAGGGTCCAGGTGATGCGCGGCGCCAAGAGGAAGGGCGTGCGCCACTTCGGTCCGTACGCGCACGCGTGGGCGATCCGCGAGACGGTCGACCTGATGCTCCGGGTCTTCCCCGTGCGCACCTGCTCCGCCGGGGTCTTCAAGAACGCGGAGCGCACCGGCAGGCCCTGTCTGCTGGGCTACATCGGCAAGTGTTCCGCGCCCTGCGTCGGCAGGACCGGCGCCGCGGAGCACCGCGAACTGGCCGAGGAGTTCTGCGACTTCATGGCCGGCCGCACCGGCACCTACATCCGCCGCCTGGAGAAGGAGATGACGGCGGCGGCCGAGGAGATGGAGTACGAGCGGGCCGCCCGCCTGCGGGACGACATAGAGGCCCTGAAGCGCGCCATGGAGAAGAACGCGGTGGTGCTTGCCGACGCCACCGACGCGGATCTGATCGCGGTCGCCGAGGACGAGCTGGAGGCCGCCGTCCAGATCTTCCACGTCCGCGGCGGGCGCGTGCGCGGTCAGCGCGGCTGGGTCACCGACAAGGTCGAGGCCGTCGACACGTCCGGCCTCGTCGAGCACGCGCTGCAGCAGCTGTACGGGGAGGAGAGCGGTGACGCCGTCCCCAAGGAGGTCCTCGTCCCGGCCCTGCCCGAGGACCTCGCCGCGGTCACCCAGTGGCTGGGCGACCGCCGGGGTTCGGCCGTTTCGCTGCGCATCCCCCAGCGCGGCGACAAGAAGGACCTGATGGAGACGGTCGGGCGCAACGCCCAGCAGGCCCTCGTCCTGCACAAGACCAAGCGCGCCAGCGATCTGACGACCCGCTCCCGGGCCCTGGAGGAGATCGCCGAGGCGCTCGGCCTGGACTCCGCGCCGCTGCGTATCGAGTGCTTCGACATCTCTCACCTCCACGGGGAGGACGTGGTCGCGTCCATGGTCGTGTTCGAGGACGGGCTGCCCCGGAAGAGCGAGTACCGGCGCTTCCAGATCAAGGGTCGTGTCGGAGACACGCAGATCTGGCACGGCGAGGGCCAGGACGACGTCCGCTCGATGCACGAGGTGATCAGCCGGCGCTTCCGGCGCTATCTCGCGGAGCGGGAGAGGACCGGCGAGTGGGCGGTCCCGGAGGACGGCGAGGCCCTGGCGGGCGGCGAGGTGCCGTCGGCCGCGGTGGACGACGGCAGACCCAGGAGGTTCGCCTATCCGCCGCAGCTGGTGCTCGTCGACGGCGGGCAGCAGCAGGTCGCGGCGGCCCAGCGGGCCCTGGACGAGCTGGGGATCGACGACGTCGCCGTCGCCGGCATCGCCAAGCGCATGGAGGAGGTGTGGCTGCCGGGGGAGGACGACCCGGTCGTGCTGCCCCGCTCCAGTGAGGGGCTGTACCTCATCCAACGGGTGCGTGACACCGCTCACGACTTCGCGATCCGCTACCAGCGGTCCAAGCGCACCAAGCGGCTGCGGACCGGTCCGCTGGACTCCGTGCCGGGTCTCGGCGAGACCCGCAAACAGGCACTGATCAAGCACTTCGGCTCGGTGAAGCGGCTGCGGCAGGCGACGATCGAGCAGATCTGCGAGGTCCCGGGCTTCGGCAGGAAGACCGCGGAGTCCGTGGCCGTCGCCCTGGCGCAGGCCGCTCCGCCCGCCCCGGCGGTGAACACGGCGACAGGCGAGATCATGGAAGAGGACCTCGGGGCAGCAGCGACGGAAGGAATCGGGGGAACCACGGAATGA
- the whiA gene encoding DNA-binding protein WhiA, with the protein MAMTAAVKDEISRLPVTRTCCRKAEVSAILRFAGGLHLVSGRIVIEAELDTGIAARRLRKDILEIFGHSSDLVVMAPGGLRRGSRYVVRVVAGGDQLARQTGLVDGRGRPIRGLPPQVVSGATCDAEAAWRGAFLAHGSLTEPGRSSSLEVTCPGPEAALALVGAARRLSIAAKAREVRGVDRVVVRDGDAIGALLTRLGAHESVLAWEERRMRREVRATANRLANFDDANLRRSARAAVAAGARVQRALEILGEEVPEHLAAAGRLRMEHKQASLEELGALADPPLTKDAVAGRIRRLLAMADKRAQDLGIPGTESNLTEEMADGLVG; encoded by the coding sequence ATGGCGATGACGGCAGCGGTGAAGGACGAGATCTCCCGGCTCCCCGTCACCCGGACCTGCTGCAGAAAGGCGGAGGTCTCGGCGATCCTGCGGTTCGCGGGCGGGCTGCACCTGGTCAGCGGCCGCATCGTGATCGAGGCGGAGCTGGACACGGGCATCGCGGCACGCAGGCTCCGCAAGGACATCCTGGAGATCTTCGGGCACTCCTCGGATCTCGTGGTGATGGCTCCCGGCGGGCTGCGGCGCGGCTCGCGCTACGTGGTGCGCGTCGTGGCGGGCGGTGACCAGCTTGCCCGCCAGACCGGGCTGGTCGACGGCCGGGGCCGCCCCATCCGCGGGCTGCCGCCCCAGGTCGTCTCGGGCGCCACGTGCGACGCGGAGGCCGCCTGGCGCGGTGCCTTCCTCGCACACGGCTCGCTGACCGAACCCGGCCGTTCGTCCTCGCTCGAGGTGACGTGCCCCGGCCCCGAGGCCGCGCTGGCGCTGGTCGGTGCCGCGCGCCGGCTCTCCATCGCCGCGAAGGCCCGTGAGGTGCGCGGAGTGGACCGGGTCGTGGTGCGCGACGGCGACGCCATCGGCGCGCTGCTGACCCGGCTCGGCGCGCACGAGTCGGTCCTGGCCTGGGAGGAGCGGCGGATGCGCCGTGAGGTCCGGGCCACCGCCAATCGGCTGGCCAACTTCGACGACGCCAATCTGCGCCGCTCGGCCCGGGCCGCGGTCGCCGCCGGCGCACGGGTGCAGCGCGCTCTGGAGATCCTCGGCGAGGAGGTCCCCGAGCACCTCGCGGCGGCGGGCCGGCTGCGCATGGAGCACAAGCAGGCGTCGCTGGAGGAGCTGGGTGCGCTGGCGGACCCGCCGCTGACGAAGGACGCGGTCGCGGGCCGTATCCGCAGGCTGCTGGCGATGGCGGACAAGCGCGCCCAGGACCTCGGGATCCCGGGTACGGAGTCCAATCTGACGGAGGAGATGGCCGACGGCCTGGTGGGCTGA
- a CDS encoding MauE/DoxX family redox-associated membrane protein produces MVVVAKVLAAVFGLAAIAKLADRRGLPRAIVDFGLPARAAVPLGALLVVCELVVALALAVRPWERTGALGALVLLVGFSVAVVLNVSRGRTPACRCFGGLHAAPVGWSTVARNGLLATLAAFVAVGGRFPGLFAGLAVTASLAWIGLQPERGRKVRPGMVAPGFSLPDETGRTWAMESLLAAHRPLLLVFSDQACSACSALLPRVAGWQETYGERMTIAVVSGGSRRAGVIAGADGSGTAGGSREAAPHRLLADPERRVTAAYGITATPSAVLIDAERVVVAAPAVGAAEIGGLVDKALQTRGGSTIARRAVLFASAALAPALASACAAARDIKSIAPSGRPPKQVKAGDGWLCDQRYALCTSAACEPSPDDPDVVICRCVVEDGYSYGFASCAERAPEGDKLVSTFSVQSTTSRTHAMTCTDRARWANCLDVTCQVDTHNPHRALCHCQSVESEDFLTFGGNCDTSTCTTVIWSAATQQLPGVAEYKSAMKSIGLPVTFPETCPSGTPRATD; encoded by the coding sequence ATGGTTGTGGTGGCAAAAGTGCTTGCGGCGGTCTTCGGGCTCGCGGCGATCGCCAAGTTGGCCGACCGCAGGGGACTACCGCGGGCCATCGTCGACTTCGGACTGCCGGCCCGCGCGGCGGTGCCGCTCGGAGCCCTTCTCGTTGTCTGCGAACTCGTCGTCGCGCTGGCTCTTGCCGTACGCCCGTGGGAACGCACCGGTGCGCTGGGGGCGCTCGTGCTGCTGGTTGGCTTCAGCGTCGCCGTCGTGCTGAACGTGTCGCGCGGTCGGACTCCCGCCTGCCGCTGCTTCGGAGGACTGCACGCCGCCCCGGTCGGCTGGTCGACCGTCGCCCGCAACGGGCTTCTCGCGACCCTGGCTGCGTTCGTCGCCGTCGGCGGACGCTTCCCCGGACTCTTCGCGGGGCTTGCCGTCACCGCATCGCTCGCCTGGATCGGACTGCAGCCGGAACGAGGCAGGAAAGTGCGGCCGGGCATGGTCGCACCCGGCTTCTCGCTGCCGGACGAGACAGGTCGGACGTGGGCCATGGAAAGCCTGCTGGCGGCGCATCGCCCGCTTCTCCTCGTCTTCAGCGATCAGGCCTGCAGCGCATGCAGCGCATTGCTCCCGCGAGTTGCCGGGTGGCAGGAGACCTACGGCGAGCGCATGACCATCGCAGTCGTGAGCGGAGGCTCGCGACGCGCGGGCGTCATCGCCGGGGCGGACGGGTCGGGTACGGCAGGTGGATCGCGCGAGGCCGCACCGCACCGGCTGTTGGCAGACCCCGAACGCAGAGTGACGGCTGCTTACGGGATCACTGCCACCCCTTCCGCTGTGCTGATCGACGCCGAGCGGGTTGTCGTGGCTGCGCCGGCGGTCGGCGCTGCGGAGATCGGCGGCCTGGTCGACAAGGCGCTTCAGACCCGCGGCGGCTCGACGATCGCGCGGCGGGCGGTGCTGTTCGCGTCGGCGGCTCTTGCACCCGCCCTTGCCTCGGCCTGTGCGGCAGCCCGGGACATCAAGAGCATCGCCCCCTCCGGGAGGCCGCCGAAGCAGGTCAAGGCGGGCGACGGATGGCTGTGCGACCAGCGCTACGCGCTGTGCACCTCGGCGGCGTGCGAGCCGTCGCCGGACGATCCGGACGTCGTCATCTGCCGATGCGTGGTTGAGGACGGATACTCCTACGGGTTCGCCTCGTGTGCCGAGCGAGCACCGGAGGGCGACAAGCTGGTCTCGACGTTCTCGGTACAGAGCACCACCAGCCGAACGCACGCGATGACCTGCACCGACCGTGCCAGGTGGGCGAACTGCCTCGACGTGACCTGTCAGGTCGATACCCACAACCCTCACCGGGCGCTGTGCCACTGCCAGTCGGTGGAAAGTGAGGACTTCTTGACCTTCGGCGGCAACTGCGACACCAGCACCTGCACAACGGTGATCTGGTCTGCGGCGACCCAGCAGTTGCCGGGCGTCGCCGAGTACAAGAGCGCCATGAAGAGCATCGGTCTCCCGGTCACCTTCCCTGAAACGTGTCCCAGCGGTACACCGCGGGCGACCGACTAG